The Helicobacter sp. MIT 05-5293 nucleotide sequence TCAGCTCCCAGAAATTTATTGCGTATTTAATAAATAATAACTTAAAATTATATCTAAATCCAAATGAAAAGGAACAAAAATGAAAGAAAAAATTAAAAAAATATGTGAAATTTGTTTGATTGTGAGTGTATTTAACACGCCGATATTTGCGAATGAAGTATTGTATTTTATGCCTTATGAACAAAAAGAAGCTTTTAATGCGCTCAAAAATGCCATTTCAAAAGCCCAAAATGACATTAAAATCAGTGTTTATAGCTTCACAAATAATGAGCTTGCTAAGGCTTTGCGTGATAGTGCAAAAAGAGGCGTAAAAATCTCTATTATCTATGATAAAGAAAGCAATATCAAGAATGCAAACTCCACTATTGGCTATTTGGCAAAATACAATAACATTTCGGTGTGTTTGCTTAGCGGTAAGCTTTCTGCTAATAAAAAGTTTTATGGGCTTATGCACCAAAAAATGGCAATCATTGATCAGGATTTGTTGATTTTGGGTTCGGCGAATTGGAGCAAAAATGCGTTTGAAAACAATTATGAAACCCTGCTTTTTACGCATCAAAAAGGCTTTGTGCAAAAGGCTCTTGCAGCTTATGAGCGAATGAAAAAAACATGCGCAGGATTCTGAAATTTTACTAGAATCTTAGAATCTACATTTTATGGGCGCAATGAGTGAGATTCTAAAGAGTAAATCTTTATTTTTTGGAGGGGATTGGGCATAGGTTTGGGGCGCACAGAAGATTTTTAATCGCAACGCTCATCGCATCGGGTATGCTGCCCCCGTGTGTTTTTCCCTCAAGCTCGATATATACGACAGATGCAGGATTTGGGGATTGTTGGGATAAGGTGAGGGCAAGTTTTTGTGCGTTTATCACTTCTGTGTCTTTTCCTACTTCTTTGCTTCCGCGTGTGATGATGATTGAGGTAGGATAATGAGTGAGCAAAGGTGTGCGTGTAGGGATAAAGCTTGCTTCTCCCCACCATAAAGAAGGCGAAGCACTGATATAATGGCTGAATGTTTGCGGAGCGTTAAAAAGCACGAAAAGGGCAAAGATTCCTCCGAAAGAATGCCCAAAAAATGCACTTTTTTGTGAATCAATAGAATAATTTTTGTGGATATGGGGCAAAAGTTTTGTCGTGATAAAATCAAGAAAGTCTTTTGCGCCACCGCCACCGCTAAATTTTGCTGCAAGTTGAGAATCTAAAGTGGGCATATAATCAAAAGTGCGTGCTTTAGTATCAAAAGCAAGTGGGCTATCATGTCCAATCCCTATAATTATAGGGATAGTGATTTGCGGATATTGACGCCAAATAGAGATAAAAATATCAAGTGCGCGTGGAAAAAACGCGTTACCATCAAGCATATACAGAATCGGATAGCCATTTTGGGGTGCAGGCGCGTGGGGTTTGGCGATTTGAATATGATAATTGGTGTTTGTTTTTGAGCGAATATAGAGTGATTGAATCTCAAATAATGTATGAGATTGGTCGCTGATAGGCGGGATTTCTTGGGAAGGCTTCGCATCAAGAGCTATGACATTTAAAAATAAAAGTATGATGATTTTTACCCATTTTTGTATGTTTTTTGGGGAGATTGGGTGTGTCGCGAGACTTGATTGAGCATTTGTTGTCATATTTTGCCT carries:
- a CDS encoding phospholipase D-like domain-containing protein → MKEKIKKICEICLIVSVFNTPIFANEVLYFMPYEQKEAFNALKNAISKAQNDIKISVYSFTNNELAKALRDSAKRGVKISIIYDKESNIKNANSTIGYLAKYNNISVCLLSGKLSANKKFYGLMHQKMAIIDQDLLILGSANWSKNAFENNYETLLFTHQKGFVQKALAAYERMKKTCAGF
- a CDS encoding alpha/beta hydrolase-fold protein, which translates into the protein MTTNAQSSLATHPISPKNIQKWVKIIILLFLNVIALDAKPSQEIPPISDQSHTLFEIQSLYIRSKTNTNYHIQIAKPHAPAPQNGYPILYMLDGNAFFPRALDIFISIWRQYPQITIPIIIGIGHDSPLAFDTKARTFDYMPTLDSQLAAKFSGGGGAKDFLDFITTKLLPHIHKNYSIDSQKSAFFGHSFGGIFALFVLFNAPQTFSHYISASPSLWWGEASFIPTRTPLLTHYPTSIIITRGSKEVGKDTEVINAQKLALTLSQQSPNPASVVYIELEGKTHGGSIPDAMSVAIKNLLCAPNLCPIPSKK